In Crinalium epipsammum PCC 9333, the following are encoded in one genomic region:
- a CDS encoding cytochrome c oxidase subunit II, with amino-acid sequence MKIPSPISTLIVGVLLTLISLWYGQNHGLLPIAASNEAAQVDGLFNTMMTISTGIFLIVQGVIIISAIRFRKKKDDNTDGPPIHGNVPLEILWTAIPAVIVAWLSIYSFEVYNSMGGFDPMAGGDPHAMHTASKMRGAAIAATLPGSTEENEHTSQLIAVGVGASPENIGRTADVVVNVNGLQFAWIFNYPDTSITSGELHIPAGKEVQLNISAADVIHALWLPELRLKQDAIPGRTTEIRFTAQRVGEYPIRCAELCGAYHGAMNTRLIVHTPEDYQTWVQSQQEVANNPDLNQAVAVNPATLSEGEYLNPYANEMGITSETLQQIHATHHH; translated from the coding sequence GTGAAAATACCAAGTCCTATATCTACCCTTATTGTCGGCGTTTTGCTGACGCTGATCAGCCTCTGGTATGGTCAAAATCACGGTCTACTGCCAATAGCGGCATCTAATGAAGCTGCTCAAGTAGACGGCTTGTTTAACACAATGATGACTATTTCCACAGGAATATTCCTCATTGTTCAAGGAGTAATCATTATCTCCGCAATTAGATTTCGGAAGAAAAAAGATGATAATACCGACGGCCCCCCGATTCATGGCAATGTTCCCTTAGAAATTCTTTGGACTGCCATTCCTGCTGTAATCGTTGCATGGCTTTCGATTTACAGTTTTGAAGTTTACAACTCTATGGGTGGTTTTGACCCAATGGCAGGTGGTGATCCCCATGCCATGCACACAGCCAGTAAAATGCGGGGAGCAGCTATAGCAGCAACACTTCCTGGTTCTACAGAAGAAAATGAACACACTTCGCAACTGATAGCCGTCGGTGTCGGTGCTTCACCAGAAAATATCGGCAGAACAGCAGATGTAGTTGTTAATGTTAATGGTCTCCAGTTTGCCTGGATTTTTAACTACCCTGACACTTCTATAACTTCTGGCGAGTTGCATATTCCCGCAGGTAAGGAAGTACAACTAAATATCTCTGCTGCTGATGTCATACACGCCCTTTGGCTTCCCGAACTACGGCTAAAACAAGACGCAATTCCAGGTCGCACCACTGAAATACGTTTTACGGCTCAAAGAGTAGGCGAGTATCCCATCAGGTGCGCTGAATTGTGCGGAGCCTATCACGGAGCAATGAACACTAGGCTGATTGTTCACACACCAGAGGATTACCAAACCTGGGTGCAAAGTCAGCAGGAAGTAGCAAACAACCCAGACTTAAATCAAGCTGTGGCGGTTAATCCTGCTACCTTGTCTGAAGGTGAGTACTTGAATCCCTATGCTAATGAAATGGGGATCACATCAGAAACACTACAGCAAATACACGCTACTCATCATCACTAA
- the bioU gene encoding (S)-8-amino-7-oxononanoate synthase BioU — MSAEQVTGLSNVPAVKQINVGVLGFGGLGQAAARVIAPKQEMLWVAAADQKGYAYDAEGLDPISCSKIYQSQGSLGYLEPYGTLSNSSIEELISKASVDGYFLALPNLPNTFMADVARAFIASGWQGVLVDAMKRTSAVEQLLQLKDELQQAGITYMTGCGATPGLLTAAAALAAQSYTEVHSVKITFGVGIANWEAYRATIREDIAHLPGYDVERARAMTDAEVEALLDQTNGIITLENMEHADDVMLELAGICPRDRVTVGGVVDTRNPKKPLSTNVKVTGRTFEGKISTHTFTLGDETSMAANVCGPAFGYLKAGVTLHRRGIYGLFTAAEIMPQFVQ, encoded by the coding sequence ATGAGTGCAGAGCAAGTTACAGGTTTAAGCAACGTTCCAGCCGTCAAGCAAATAAATGTAGGTGTTTTGGGTTTTGGTGGTTTAGGTCAAGCTGCGGCTAGAGTTATTGCACCTAAACAGGAGATGCTTTGGGTAGCAGCAGCAGATCAAAAAGGCTATGCCTATGATGCTGAAGGGTTAGATCCAATTTCTTGTAGTAAAATTTACCAGTCTCAGGGTTCTCTGGGTTATTTAGAGCCTTATGGCACTCTTAGCAATAGCAGTATTGAGGAATTAATTAGTAAAGCTTCTGTAGATGGCTATTTCCTAGCTTTGCCGAATTTGCCGAATACATTTATGGCTGATGTCGCGCGGGCATTTATTGCTTCTGGTTGGCAAGGGGTGTTAGTGGATGCGATGAAACGTACTAGCGCCGTTGAGCAATTGTTGCAGCTAAAAGATGAGCTACAACAAGCTGGTATTACTTATATGACTGGTTGCGGTGCAACACCTGGGTTATTAACGGCAGCAGCAGCATTAGCCGCTCAAAGCTATACAGAAGTCCATAGTGTCAAAATCACTTTTGGTGTCGGAATTGCTAATTGGGAAGCTTATCGGGCGACTATTCGGGAGGATATTGCTCATTTACCAGGCTATGATGTAGAACGCGCCAGAGCAATGACGGATGCTGAGGTGGAAGCATTACTAGATCAAACAAATGGCATCATCACGCTAGAAAATATGGAACACGCTGATGATGTGATGCTAGAACTAGCTGGTATTTGTCCGCGCGATCGCGTTACTGTTGGTGGCGTGGTGGATACTCGCAATCCTAAAAAGCCCCTAAGTACGAATGTTAAAGTTACAGGTCGTACATTTGAAGGCAAAATTTCTACCCATACATTTACTTTAGGTGACGAAACTAGCATGGCAGCAAATGTTTGTGGTCCTGCATTTGGCTATCTTAAAGCTGGCGTGACATTGCACCGTCGAGGAATTTATGGTTTATTTACTGCGGCAGAAATTATGCCTCAGTTTGTGCAGTAG
- a CDS encoding cytochrome c oxidase subunit 3 — protein sequence MQGSTIDPAKTELNYHHQAETTHTHHEEHPDFRIFGLIVFLVAEGMIFMGLFIAYLTFRAVTPTWPPEGTPELELLLPGLNTIVLIASSFIIHQADSAIKKNNVAGLRTWFAVTALMGAAFLVGQLYEYFHLEFSLTTNLFASTFYVLTGFHGLHVTFGLILILAVLWRSLKQDHYSSENHFGVEAAEIYWHFVDVVWIILFLLLYIL from the coding sequence ATGCAAGGTTCAACAATTGACCCCGCAAAGACTGAGCTTAATTATCATCATCAAGCTGAGACAACACATACTCATCACGAAGAACATCCCGATTTTCGGATTTTTGGATTGATTGTATTCTTGGTTGCTGAAGGAATGATTTTTATGGGCTTATTTATCGCCTATTTAACATTCCGCGCTGTCACACCAACTTGGCCACCCGAAGGAACCCCGGAGTTAGAACTTTTACTGCCTGGATTGAACACAATAGTTCTTATTGCCAGCAGTTTTATCATCCACCAAGCAGACAGCGCGATTAAAAAGAACAACGTAGCAGGTTTAAGAACTTGGTTTGCTGTAACTGCTTTGATGGGCGCAGCTTTTTTAGTTGGTCAGCTTTATGAGTATTTCCACTTAGAATTTAGTCTCACTACTAACCTGTTTGCCAGCACATTTTACGTTTTGACAGGTTTTCACGGTTTGCACGTTACTTTTGGTCTAATACTTATTTTGGCTGTATTGTGGCGATCGCTCAAACAAGACCACTACAGCAGTGAGAATCACTTTGGCGTGGAAGCAGCAGAAATTTACTGGCACTTTGTAGATGTCGTCTGGATTATTCTGTTTCTATTGCTCTACATTCTCTAG
- a CDS encoding YiaA/YiaB family inner membrane protein, whose amino-acid sequence MQQIHPQRDSAAWIFQTWAAFGLSIGMTTVGIVNLPADNWIKGFMGMGMAFSVGSTFTLAKAQRDFHESKRLTSKIEEAKVEQLLSQHNSLK is encoded by the coding sequence ATGCAACAAATTCATCCTCAAAGAGATAGCGCCGCTTGGATATTTCAAACTTGGGCTGCTTTTGGGCTTTCAATTGGCATGACAACTGTTGGGATTGTTAACCTACCCGCAGATAACTGGATAAAAGGCTTTATGGGTATGGGGATGGCGTTCTCAGTTGGTTCTACGTTTACATTGGCAAAAGCACAAAGAGATTTTCACGAATCTAAAAGATTAACTTCCAAAATTGAAGAAGCTAAAGTTGAGCAATTATTATCGCAACATAACTCACTTAAATAA
- a CDS encoding lytic transglycosylase domain-containing protein produces the protein MSDLDQVKAKFPERASQALSTKAEMLVASKNPQAAQQDLQLLLTKYGNSEAAAEYRWKQAQAKAASGDLQAASQLAQTITVENPKSQYAARATFWSGKWAKILGNEKQAKEMFEKALANYPQSYYAWRSAVYLGWDVGDFTTVRQLSPEIVRPTARSQPPVGSETFKELYQLGQDSDAWTLWQTEFQNRLQPTVSEQFTDGLLKLKLGKHQEGMAQISQLEDRETPAEQAEYQAIRGKMTYWRSLYPFPYIDFIERWSQQRQINPLLVTALIRQESRFEPAIKSPVGATGLMQLIPTTAAAEAKTENLQQYSLTNPKDNIQLGTAYLATTHKHYNNNSLLAVASYNAGPGNVSNWLKQKLPTDPDEFVEAIPFEETQGYVKNVFGNYWNYLRLYNPEVSQQLAQHSASQ, from the coding sequence TTGTCAGATCTAGACCAAGTAAAAGCTAAATTTCCAGAACGAGCAAGTCAAGCTCTCAGCACCAAAGCCGAAATGCTAGTAGCAAGCAAAAATCCTCAAGCTGCTCAACAAGATCTGCAACTGTTATTAACTAAGTATGGTAACTCGGAAGCAGCAGCAGAATATCGGTGGAAACAAGCACAAGCTAAGGCTGCCAGTGGTGACTTACAAGCAGCTTCCCAATTAGCGCAAACTATCACAGTGGAAAATCCTAAAAGCCAGTATGCTGCCAGAGCAACTTTTTGGTCAGGGAAATGGGCGAAGATACTAGGCAACGAGAAACAAGCCAAAGAAATGTTTGAAAAGGCACTGGCTAACTATCCTCAGTCTTACTATGCGTGGCGCTCTGCTGTTTACTTAGGTTGGGATGTGGGAGATTTTACCACAGTACGTCAATTATCTCCTGAGATTGTGCGACCTACAGCGCGATCGCAACCACCTGTTGGTTCTGAAACTTTCAAGGAACTATATCAGTTAGGGCAAGATAGTGATGCTTGGACACTTTGGCAGACAGAATTTCAAAATCGTTTACAACCAACAGTATCAGAACAGTTTACAGATGGATTGCTAAAACTCAAGCTAGGTAAGCATCAAGAAGGAATGGCCCAAATTTCTCAACTAGAAGATCGTGAAACCCCAGCAGAGCAAGCAGAATATCAAGCTATACGCGGAAAAATGACTTACTGGCGAAGCTTATATCCATTTCCCTATATAGACTTTATCGAAAGATGGTCACAACAACGTCAAATCAATCCCTTGCTAGTAACTGCTTTAATCCGGCAAGAATCACGCTTTGAGCCAGCAATTAAATCTCCTGTCGGTGCTACTGGTTTAATGCAGCTAATTCCTACTACGGCTGCTGCTGAGGCTAAAACTGAAAATTTGCAGCAATATTCACTTACCAATCCCAAGGATAATATTCAACTGGGGACAGCTTATCTAGCTACAACTCATAAGCACTACAACAATAACTCTCTGTTAGCCGTTGCTAGTTATAATGCTGGTCCTGGTAATGTTTCTAACTGGCTGAAGCAAAAACTACCAACTGATCCAGATGAATTTGTCGAAGCAATTCCGTTTGAGGAAACCCAAGGATATGTGAAAAACGTTTTTGGTAACTACTGGAATTATTTGCGGCTATACAATCCAGAAGTTAGTCAGCAGTTAGCTCAACACTCAGCTAGTCAGTAA
- a CDS encoding heme o synthase yields the protein MTGTSISRQHQNFLEVIESYYQLTKPRIIPLLLITTAAGMWMASDGQVDPILLLVTLTGGTLAAASAQTLNCIYDRDIDYAMERTRKRPIPSGRVQPRDALLFAIALGSLSFTILTVFANLLSALLAMSGIVFYMAIYTHLLKRHTTQNIVIGGAAGAIPALVGWAAVRGDLSWEPWLLFLIVFIWTPPHFWSLALMIRDDYAKVGVPMLPVVEGEVATTKQIWIYTLIMVPLTLLLVYPLGATGVLYGIIATVLGVVFIKKAWQLLQAPTDKQVARSLFKFSILYMMLLCTAIVVDSLPATHQVTAFFAEHLNTVISAIS from the coding sequence ATGACTGGGACGAGTATCTCTCGCCAACATCAAAACTTTTTAGAAGTAATTGAAAGCTATTACCAATTAACAAAGCCTCGGATTATCCCATTACTGCTAATTACAACCGCAGCCGGAATGTGGATGGCTTCAGATGGACAAGTTGATCCTATTTTACTTTTGGTGACGCTAACTGGTGGTACTTTAGCTGCTGCATCTGCCCAAACGCTGAATTGCATTTATGACCGTGATATTGATTATGCAATGGAGCGTACTCGTAAGCGTCCTATTCCTTCAGGTAGAGTACAACCGCGTGATGCTTTGCTATTTGCGATCGCACTTGGTAGTCTTTCTTTCACCATCCTCACAGTTTTTGCTAATTTGCTGAGTGCTTTATTAGCCATGTCTGGAATTGTTTTCTACATGGCAATTTATACCCACTTACTCAAACGTCATACTACTCAAAATATTGTGATTGGTGGTGCAGCAGGGGCAATTCCAGCGTTAGTAGGTTGGGCTGCGGTTAGGGGCGATTTAAGTTGGGAACCTTGGTTATTATTTCTGATTGTGTTTATTTGGACTCCTCCCCATTTCTGGTCATTAGCGTTAATGATTCGAGATGATTACGCTAAAGTAGGCGTTCCCATGTTGCCAGTGGTTGAGGGAGAAGTTGCAACTACAAAGCAAATTTGGATCTACACATTAATTATGGTTCCACTAACCTTGTTGCTGGTTTATCCTTTAGGAGCAACAGGGGTACTTTATGGGATAATTGCTACTGTTTTAGGGGTAGTTTTTATTAAGAAAGCATGGCAGTTATTACAAGCACCGACTGATAAACAGGTAGCGCGATCGCTGTTTAAATTCTCTATCCTTTATATGATGCTATTGTGTACGGCGATAGTAGTAGATAGTTTGCCAGCTACACATCAAGTTACAGCATTTTTTGCTGAACATCTTAACACTGTCATTAGTGCAATTTCCTAA
- a CDS encoding COX15/CtaA family protein yields the protein MANSVLPQQAATSSESQPRERIRRLVWKIAIATLILMAVGSATRVMNAGLACPDWPLCYGQLVPSQQMNLQVFLEWFHRLDAALIGLSAIALAGLSWWYRRSLPAWLPWASTFALFLIVFQGVLGGLTVTQLLRFDIVTAHLGTALLFFITLLVIGVALMPYQGTGATGKLGWVSLTAAILVYIQSLLGALVGSSWAVHQCFGASQLCAVMNSHIAGVVPASIGTLAVVIMAWRTPALHPLLRKLANIAGGLLVLQIVLGIATFRLHLQVEPLTVSHQAVGATLLGSLVMFTVLAFRDRAQGYNYQAYNSVDESKTNLSEVPKLFS from the coding sequence ATGGCTAATTCGGTGTTACCACAGCAAGCTGCAACAAGTAGCGAATCCCAACCAAGAGAACGCATTCGCCGTTTGGTATGGAAAATTGCGATCGCCACTTTGATATTAATGGCTGTGGGTAGTGCAACTCGCGTGATGAATGCTGGTTTAGCTTGCCCTGACTGGCCTTTATGTTACGGGCAGTTAGTACCTAGCCAACAAATGAATTTGCAGGTATTTTTAGAGTGGTTTCACAGGTTGGATGCGGCATTGATTGGCTTGAGTGCGATCGCTCTAGCTGGTTTATCCTGGTGGTATAGGCGATCTTTACCTGCTTGGCTACCTTGGGCATCAACTTTTGCGCTGTTTTTGATCGTCTTCCAAGGAGTCTTAGGGGGGCTGACAGTTACACAACTGCTGCGCTTTGATATTGTTACCGCGCACTTAGGAACCGCGCTGTTATTTTTTATCACCTTGCTAGTAATTGGTGTTGCTTTGATGCCTTACCAAGGTACGGGCGCAACCGGAAAGTTAGGTTGGGTAAGCTTAACTGCTGCTATTTTGGTTTATATCCAAAGTTTACTAGGTGCATTGGTAGGATCTAGTTGGGCAGTACATCAATGTTTTGGCGCATCGCAGTTATGCGCGGTGATGAATAGTCATATTGCTGGGGTTGTTCCTGCAAGTATTGGAACTTTGGCAGTTGTGATCATGGCATGGCGGACACCTGCACTACATCCACTACTAAGAAAACTAGCTAACATTGCTGGTGGGTTGTTGGTACTGCAAATAGTTTTAGGCATCGCTACTTTCCGCTTACACCTCCAAGTAGAACCGTTGACAGTATCTCATCAAGCCGTTGGTGCTACGTTACTTGGTTCACTGGTGATGTTTACTGTTTTGGCATTTCGCGATCGCGCTCAAGGCTATAATTATCAGGCTTATAACTCTGTCGATGAATCTAAAACTAATTTGTCAGAGGTTCCTAAACTCTTTAGTTAG
- a CDS encoding ferredoxin codes for MSDLSQSPLDPNSGRSGLEPELGGFLRDSPERSGFEPELGGVLRQKGVYVDELTCIGCKHCAHVARNTFYIEPDYGRSRVVRQDGDSEEVIQEAIDTCPVDCIHWLDYTELKQQEEERQYQVIPIVGYPLDHAIVTANKRRQKQQKQQKKQP; via the coding sequence ATGTCTGATTTATCGCAGTCACCCCTCGATCCGAACTCAGGGCGCTCTGGTTTAGAACCAGAATTAGGTGGATTTTTAAGGGATTCTCCTGAGCGTTCTGGTTTTGAGCCAGAATTAGGGGGAGTGCTGCGACAAAAGGGCGTTTATGTTGATGAACTTACCTGTATTGGCTGTAAGCATTGCGCTCATGTAGCTCGCAATACATTTTACATTGAACCGGATTATGGGCGATCGCGCGTTGTCCGTCAAGATGGCGACTCGGAAGAGGTAATTCAAGAAGCGATTGATACCTGTCCGGTTGACTGTATTCACTGGCTAGATTATACAGAGTTGAAACAGCAAGAAGAAGAACGCCAGTATCAGGTAATCCCCATTGTTGGCTATCCTTTGGATCATGCGATCGTTACTGCTAACAAGCGTCGTCAAAAACAGCAGAAGCAACAGAAAAAACAACCATAA
- a CDS encoding DUF1257 domain-containing protein: MSHFSNIKTQIRNLTSLKAALTDMGIDWKAGPQPVRGYRGQTRNAEVVIEQDNGYDIGFSSNGKEYELVADLEYWKQPLSVEGFLNKVTQGYAYQTVLSETTKQGFQVSEQQNNTDGSIRLVVQRWSA, from the coding sequence ATGTCACACTTTAGCAACATCAAAACTCAAATCCGTAACTTAACTTCTTTAAAAGCTGCTTTAACTGATATGGGTATTGACTGGAAAGCAGGCCCTCAGCCAGTCAGGGGCTATCGTGGTCAAACCCGTAATGCGGAAGTTGTCATTGAGCAAGACAATGGTTATGACATTGGCTTTAGCTCTAATGGTAAAGAATACGAGTTAGTTGCAGATTTAGAGTATTGGAAACAACCTCTGTCTGTAGAGGGTTTCTTAAACAAGGTAACTCAAGGCTATGCTTATCAAACAGTTTTAAGTGAAACAACTAAGCAAGGTTTCCAAGTTTCTGAACAACAAAATAATACCGACGGCTCAATTCGTTTAGTTGTACAACGCTGGAGCGCATAA
- the ctaD gene encoding cytochrome c oxidase subunit I: MTQAQLQETANLPAHSTEPGQRNWRDYFTFNTDHKVIGIQYLVTGFFFYLIGGSLATAIRTELATPDPDLVTPDVYNSLFTLHGTIMIFLWIIPAGTGGFANFLLPLMIGARDMAFPRLNAVAFWIVPPAGLLLVGSFFIGSAQSGWTSYPPLSLMGNKGGEAIWILSLLLLGTASILGALNFFVTLLKMRAPGMGLNQMPLFCWAMLATSGLVILTTPVLAGALILLAFDLLAGTAFFNPTGGGDPVVYQHMFWFYSHPAVYIMILPFFGAISEIIPVHSRKPIFGYRAIAYSSLAISFLGMIVWAHHMFTSGTPAWLRMFFMITTMIIAVPTGIKIFSWLATMWGGKIRLESPMLFSMGLISTFVVGGITGVMVAAVPFDIHVHDTYFIVAHLHYVLFGGSVFGIYAGIYHWFPKMTGRMLNETWGKVHFVLTYFGFNLTFLPMHELGLLGMPRRVAMYDPQFTNLNLVCTVGSYILAVSTIPFLVNAIWSWMYGAKASENPWGALTLEWMTSSPPAIENFEVIPVLRTGPYDYGIGDRSTEVNVAMSEAKDPVLSAGPSSVLRADPDPAVAIHPDDRQGESQNRE, from the coding sequence ATGACACAAGCACAACTACAAGAAACTGCTAATCTACCTGCCCACAGTACAGAACCTGGGCAGAGAAATTGGCGAGACTACTTTACTTTTAATACTGACCATAAGGTAATTGGAATCCAATACCTAGTCACAGGATTTTTCTTCTATTTGATTGGGGGATCGCTTGCTACAGCCATTCGTACAGAATTGGCAACCCCTGATCCTGACTTAGTTACACCAGATGTGTACAACAGCTTATTTACCCTCCACGGAACGATCATGATCTTCCTGTGGATAATTCCTGCGGGAACGGGAGGTTTTGCTAACTTCCTGTTGCCATTGATGATTGGCGCAAGGGATATGGCGTTCCCTCGCTTAAATGCTGTTGCTTTTTGGATTGTTCCCCCTGCGGGTTTGTTATTAGTTGGTAGTTTCTTTATTGGCTCCGCGCAATCCGGCTGGACTTCCTACCCTCCTTTAAGTTTGATGGGGAACAAAGGGGGAGAAGCAATTTGGATATTGAGCCTGCTATTGCTCGGTACTGCTTCAATTTTGGGTGCGCTAAATTTCTTCGTTACCCTATTAAAAATGCGTGCGCCAGGGATGGGGTTGAATCAAATGCCCTTGTTCTGCTGGGCAATGTTGGCAACTTCGGGGCTGGTAATACTTACCACACCTGTTTTGGCAGGAGCCTTGATTTTATTAGCATTTGACTTATTAGCAGGAACAGCATTTTTTAACCCCACAGGTGGTGGCGATCCAGTTGTATACCAGCATATGTTCTGGTTTTATTCTCACCCTGCGGTTTACATTATGATTTTGCCTTTTTTTGGGGCAATCTCAGAAATTATTCCTGTACATTCTCGTAAGCCAATTTTTGGTTACAGAGCGATCGCATATTCCAGTTTGGCAATCAGCTTCTTAGGCATGATTGTCTGGGCGCACCATATGTTTACCAGTGGAACCCCAGCTTGGTTACGGATGTTTTTCATGATCACCACCATGATTATTGCCGTACCAACTGGAATTAAGATATTTAGCTGGTTAGCAACCATGTGGGGCGGTAAAATCCGTTTGGAAAGTCCCATGTTATTTTCAATGGGTTTAATTTCCACCTTTGTCGTCGGCGGAATCACCGGAGTTATGGTTGCTGCGGTTCCCTTCGATATTCACGTCCATGACACCTATTTCATCGTCGCTCACCTGCACTACGTTCTTTTTGGCGGTAGCGTTTTCGGAATTTACGCTGGTATTTACCACTGGTTCCCGAAAATGACCGGGCGGATGCTCAACGAAACTTGGGGCAAGGTTCACTTTGTCCTGACTTATTTCGGCTTCAATCTGACATTTTTACCAATGCACGAGTTAGGACTATTGGGAATGCCTCGGCGCGTCGCCATGTACGACCCCCAATTTACCAATCTCAATCTAGTTTGCACCGTTGGTAGCTACATCCTAGCTGTTTCGACAATTCCTTTCTTAGTGAATGCTATATGGAGTTGGATGTATGGAGCGAAAGCTAGTGAGAATCCTTGGGGTGCTTTAACCCTGGAGTGGATGACAAGTTCACCCCCAGCAATTGAGAATTTTGAAGTGATACCTGTGTTGAGGACTGGCCCCTATGACTACGGTATAGGCGATCGCAGTACTGAAGTAAATGTAGCTATGTCTGAGGCTAAAGATCCAGTTTTGTCTGCTGGTCCTAGTTCGGTATTACGTGCTGATCCCGACCCTGCGGTTGCCATTCATCCTGATGACCGCCAAGGCGAAAGTCAAAATCGCGAATAA
- a CDS encoding DUF2997 domain-containing protein — translation METLEFVIYPDGRVQEKVTGIIGASCAEVTAAIESQLGNVINQEQTSEYFAQQVNQTAVATTQATYSEW, via the coding sequence ATGGAAACGTTAGAGTTTGTGATTTATCCCGATGGTCGGGTTCAAGAGAAAGTGACAGGAATCATTGGTGCATCCTGCGCCGAGGTAACTGCTGCAATTGAATCTCAGCTTGGTAACGTGATCAATCAGGAGCAGACATCCGAATATTTTGCTCAACAAGTTAATCAAACGGCAGTAGCGACAACGCAAGCAACCTACAGCGAGTGGTAG
- a CDS encoding MOSC domain-containing protein — MSKITIKQLFTYYIKGLTPHACESVFLKEGHGIPGDRTFALMYDDNLTDIGEAVVPWMKKKHFAVQNDWAGLAGLSCHYDVETALLTVKRHGVKLLVSATNTEVGRDNISKFFTGYLAGLTSSELARHPDHAPLRFVGDSNGSARYPDREPVHISLLSQGTLNALSDLLEQQVDVRRFRPNVVLEGVEPWEEFKWVGQEFMLGTAKIKITAPINRCLNINVHPEKGELDLPLLTKLKQHYGHVQTGVLATVLSSGFAKIGDKLINI, encoded by the coding sequence ATGTCTAAGATTACTATTAAGCAACTTTTTACTTACTACATCAAAGGGCTTACCCCTCATGCTTGTGAGTCTGTGTTTCTGAAAGAAGGGCATGGTATTCCAGGCGATCGCACTTTTGCTCTAATGTATGATGATAATCTTACAGATATTGGTGAAGCTGTTGTTCCTTGGATGAAAAAAAAGCATTTTGCCGTCCAAAATGATTGGGCAGGTTTAGCAGGATTATCGTGTCATTACGATGTTGAAACTGCTCTTTTGACCGTCAAACGTCATGGAGTAAAACTTTTAGTGAGTGCCACTAATACTGAAGTTGGACGTGATAATATTAGTAAGTTTTTCACGGGTTATTTAGCAGGATTAACATCTAGCGAATTAGCGAGACATCCAGATCATGCGCCGTTACGTTTTGTCGGAGATAGTAACGGTAGTGCTCGTTATCCAGACCGAGAACCTGTGCATATTTCCTTACTAAGTCAAGGTACATTAAATGCACTCAGTGATTTACTAGAACAACAAGTTGATGTGAGAAGATTTCGACCCAATGTTGTTCTAGAAGGGGTAGAACCTTGGGAAGAATTTAAGTGGGTAGGGCAAGAATTTATGCTGGGAACAGCTAAAATTAAAATTACTGCTCCGATTAACCGTTGCTTAAATATTAATGTCCATCCTGAAAAAGGGGAATTAGATTTACCACTTTTAACAAAATTGAAACAGCATTATGGTCATGTGCAAACGGGAGTTTTAGCTACTGTATTAAGTAGTGGTTTTGCTAAAATAGGAGATAAATTAATAAACATTTGA
- a CDS encoding chlorophyll a/b-binding protein, producing the protein MQDSPKVITPPIMDAADRNAWKTGFTPQAEIWNGRLAMLGFAIGIIIELTSGDGILHFWGLM; encoded by the coding sequence ATGCAAGACTCACCTAAAGTAATTACACCTCCGATTATGGATGCCGCAGATCGGAACGCTTGGAAAACTGGCTTTACTCCACAAGCTGAAATCTGGAATGGTCGTTTAGCAATGCTTGGTTTTGCAATAGGGATAATCATTGAATTAACTTCTGGTGATGGAATTTTACATTTCTGGGGTTTGATGTAG